From the genome of Candidatus Nitrosocosmicus oleophilus, one region includes:
- a CDS encoding RlmE family RNA methyltransferase, with the protein MKLADARRDPYRKLAKENSYRSRAVYKLSQLNKSHHILKQGMKIVDIGAAPGGWLQFASKIAGNEGKVIGIDVKEIEPILNVIIIHGNVEDEQTVTLLSKYLDGKADIVLSDLAPNVSGLWEMDHLKQIDLTMKAVEITKKILKVNGNAVYKVFQGETTPEFITYVKSIFSTVQITKPDASRKQSSEIYLLCKHFNPSIV; encoded by the coding sequence TTGAAACTTGCCGATGCAAGGAGGGATCCCTATAGGAAGCTTGCTAAGGAAAATAGCTACAGGAGTCGTGCTGTTTACAAGCTTTCGCAATTAAATAAATCACACCACATTTTGAAACAAGGGATGAAAATAGTGGACATAGGTGCAGCTCCCGGCGGTTGGTTACAATTTGCATCTAAAATAGCTGGAAATGAAGGTAAAGTCATTGGGATCGATGTGAAAGAGATAGAACCGATTTTAAACGTCATCATTATTCATGGAAATGTAGAGGATGAACAAACGGTAACATTATTATCAAAGTATTTGGATGGCAAGGCTGATATAGTCTTATCGGATCTAGCACCCAACGTTTCTGGATTGTGGGAAATGGATCACTTAAAGCAAATTGACTTAACAATGAAGGCTGTGGAAATAACTAAAAAAATCCTTAAGGTAAATGGAAATGCAGTGTACAAAGTATTTCAAGGAGAAACAACGCCGGAATTTATTACCTATGTAAAAAGTATATTTTCTACAGTCCAGATAACAAAACCTGATGCAAGCAGAAAACAGAGTAGCGAGATATATTTATTGTGTAAGCACTTTAATCCATCTATAGTTTGA